Part of the Agrobacterium fabrum str. C58 genome is shown below.
GCTGTGTGAGGGATCGGATAACTCTTCGGAGCCGCACGAAACGATCCATCCGCCAGCATGTTTTCAAAATCGCCAAGCGCACGGCGCAAGATCATTTGTAGCGACTTGGAAGGACTGTATTGCAGGATCAGGTTGTCATATATCTTCGATACTTCAGGCGCGGGCGGGCGCGCTGAAAGGAAGACCTGGATCTTTTCTGGCGCTGTCGTCGAACTCAAAGCATCCACGGTCAGCATCGATTGCTGATCAGAGCTGTGACAACGCTTGGCGGTGGCTGGGGCAGGTCGTCGATCTTCCTCGTCGAGATTTTCAGGCGGCTGCGGCAGGGTCGAGTTTTGGGTGGCAACAGGCAAAGAAGGATGGACGATTTCGGGTCGAGCGGCGGCAAGCCGCCTGGCCTCCCCGACAGACAAAGCGGGTTTGCGAATTCCCATCTTCACCCCTCCAAGGCTTCGCTAACCAATTTGGAGATAGTGACGAGTTCCTCCATGGCGATTCTGAGATTCCGTTCGAGGAGGCGCATTGTCGGATCGGTTCTCATATTCAGCAATGTGAGATGCAACATGCCACGTTCCTTCATCGCGGCAAATGCGTCTCTCTCGTGCATGGGAGACTGTACAACTGGAAGGCTTGCGAGCATGTCCGACATCGCGCGCTGCGATGTGGTCAATCGACCAACCGGCACGCGTTGGCGCAATACGGCTGTCGGAATTGCCAAGTTCTCGCTCAGCAGCAGTTCAATGACATAGCGGTAGGTCGACAATGCTTCATCGATATCGAGCGGAGTTAACATGGTCGGGATCAGAAGCAGGTTTGAGCTGGCAATGATCGTGTTGTTGAGTTCGCTCGAACCACCATGCGTATCGGCCAGCGCATAATCAAATCCCTGGAGTTCGGCGTCCTCATAGGCCGCCTCAAGGAGTGCCATTTCCTCGGCGGCGTAGACTTCGCAGAAGGAGCCCCAGGTATTGCTGCGAAGGGCGTTTTCTTTCCATCGCGTTAGTGGTCGGTTTTCATCAGCGTCGAAGAGAGCCAATCGTTTGCCGTCACTTGCAAAGGCGGCGCAAAGACCCATGAGTGCCGTGGTTTTGCCGGCTCCTCCCTTGAAGGAGCAAAATGTCAGAAGTTTCATGTCCTTATCCTGTCGATTTTGTGAAGCGGAAGTGTGTCTGTACTTTTATTTGTGTGTATGATTTTGCGATAATTCATAAGTAATGTAGTAATTACCTGATTTTATATTTCAATTTTATTGTAATATAATTTCAATTGTAATAATATAAAAATAAATATCCCTTATGTGTTCTTGATTTCGTTTTGTATATGGCTAGATTCCCATCTGCCACGACGAGGAAATGCTACGGCGGGGCAAGTTCAGATCTTTCCGTCTTCTATGGAGGAAGCTATGTCGCAAGGCAGTAGGCCCACCTCAAGTGACATTGCCGTCAACCAGCGCGAATGCGTGAAGGTTGAAGGCTTCAAGGTCGTCAGTACCCGATTAAGATCGGCCGAATATGAGAGTTTTTCTCATCAGGCACGCTTGCTGGGCCTCTCCGACAGCATGGCCATACGGGTTGCGGTGCGCCGCATTGGTGGCTTTCTTGAAATCGACGCAGAGACTCGTCATAGGATGGAGGCCATACTACAATCCATAGGAACACTCTCAAGCAACATTGCCGCGCTGCTATCTGCCTATGCCGAAAATCCGACAATGGATTTGGAGGCTTTGCGAGCTGAACGTATCGCCTTCGGTAAATCTTTCGCTGACCTCGACGGCTTGCTCCGTTCCATTTTGTCCGTATCACGGCGGCGGATCGACGGTTGCTCGCTGCTGAAAGACGCCTTGTAGCACTGACGTAGCACTTGGCGGGGAACATATTCGATGCCCGATCGAGCTCAAGTTATCATTCGCATTGTGCCGGGAGGTGGCACCAAGACCCTTCAACAAATTATCAATCAGTTGGAGTATCTATCCCGGAAGGGCAGGCTGGAGCTGCAGCGTTCAGCCCGACATCTCGATATTCCCCTGCCACCGGATCAAATCCACGAACTTGCCCGAAGCTGGGTTCAAGAGACTGGAACTTATGACGAAAGTCAGCCAGACGAGGAAAGGCAACAGGAGTTGACCACCCATATTATTGTAAGCTTCCCCGCCGGTACAAGCCAGGTAGCGGCTTATGCGGCGAGCCGGGAGTGGGCAGCCGAGATGTTTGGGTCAGGCGCAGGGGGGGGCCGATACAACTATCTTACGGCCTTCCACATCGATCGCGACCACCCACATCTGCATGTCGTCGTCAATCGGCGCGAACTTTTAGGACACGGCTGGCTGAAGATATCTCGGCGCCATCCCCAACTGAATTACGACGCCCTGCGCATAAAGATGGCCGAGATTTCACTTCGTCATGGCATTGCCCTCGATGCGAGCCGACGAGCAGAACGTGGCATCACCGAGCGGCCGATCACTTATGCCCAATATCGGCGCCTTGAGCGGGAGCAGGCTCGCCAAATCCGTTTCGAAGACGCGGATTTGGAACAGTCGTCGCCGCAAGGAGATCATCCAGAATTCAGCCAACCTTTCGATACATCCCCATTTGAAGCATCCGCGGGCGGACCGGAGGACATGCCTCGGCCCAACAATCGGCAGAATGAGTCGCAAGTTCATCTCCAGGAGCCAGCTGGTGTCAGCAACGAAGCCGGTGTCCTTGTGCGGGTTGCATTGGAGACGGAGCGCCTTGCTCAACCATTCGTTTCCGAAACCATTCTCGCGGACGACATAGGGAGCGGCTCTTCGCGTGTTGCCGAGGGCCGTGTGGAGAGCGCAAACCGCACTCCCGATATTCCTCGCGCAGCAACTGAAGCTGCCACGCACACGACACACGACCGGCAGCGGCGTGCAAAGCGTCCTCATGATGACGACGGAGGGCCGAGTGGAGCAAAACGTGTGACATTGGAAGGCATCGCGGTTGGGCCCCAGGCGAACGCCGGCGAACAGGATGGCAGTAGTGGCCCCTTAGTACGGCAAGCTGGAACGTCTCGGCCATCTCCACCGACGGCCACGACGCGGGCCAGCACCGCAACCGATTCATTGTCTGCTACAGCCCACCTCCAGCAACGGAGAGGTGTCCTTTCAAAGCGTCCGCGTGAAGATGATGATGGAGAACCGAGTGAACGCAAACGCGAGAGAGATGAGCGCAGCAAGGACGGGCGTGGGGGAAATAGGAGATAGAGAAGGACCGAGTGATGGCAAATGAAGAGTTCACCAGACACTATGCGTGGCCCGTTCCTGTGGCTTCGAATGATGAAGGGCGTGGGACCGCGCGGATCCCCATCCAGGCACAATCAATCGTTGCTGGAGAAGACGGTCGGGACACTTCGGTCCCAACGGCTTTGTCGCGACCGCCAATTGAAGATATGCCGCACGGCGTCCAAGAAACATCGGCGAGTGGCGGACGACTGGGAGCGGCCCGTCTGCGGGATTCCGTAATCCCGCCAGGAATATCCGAAGCCCGCACGGACCTATCCGCAATTTTGCGGAAAAAAAGCGGTTCTTTCCGCACCGGTATGCAGTATCTGCGTGGGCTTGAACGGGAAAATTTTGATAAACAAGACAGGGAAGCCAGTGCGTTGCCAGATTTAAGTGCAAGGGGCATAAAGCGACCGCGCGAAATTGAGTATCCCGGCAATGCAAGCGGATTAACCATAAAGAGGCAAGACGGCTTAGGCATAGAGATCAATACTATCTCGGCATCTTCGCCCGTGAACCGGGCCGCGCATTCGTCGAACTGGCAAGGCGCGCCGGAACCGGGCGTGTACAATGTTCAGCCATCGGCAGATAGAGCACAGAACTCTGCGCAGGAAAGTTCGACGTTTCCCGATGGCACTTCTGTTTCCGCTCTCTATTCAGGCCCACTCGCAGAATGGTTCGAGAGGGATACTGGCAGCGAGACGACCAGGAATTCAGGCAACACCATTTCGTCACCGCTCCGAGGGCTGGAGGAGTTCGGCGATTCCGCGGACAGCCGGTATCTTGGGCGCGAAGCTCAGAGTCTTTCAGTTACCGTAACAACGCCTAATTCGAATGCTGAGGCAAGTTCTCATAGCGCACACACTGAAACTCTCGACGATGTCAGCAGTGACCGCTCGAGCGAACAGGGGAGGGGTCCCCTTGGCGCCGCAATCCTTGGATCCCATCATGACCTTTCACCGCGTGCGCAGAAGTTATCACAAACAAACCGCGATTCCCCTGAACTGACCGACGCCGACCTGGCAAAAGTCGATGCGGTGTTCGAATCTCTCTCCAAGGGGCCCCCGGCGGGGGAGAGCGCCGCACCGGACTTTCGTGAGCGCGGACCAGGCAGCGCTTTCCAGAAAGAAGGCGTGTCCGACAGGGCGAACGGGGTGCCCACTAACTGGGAGGTACCTTTTGGTCGCGGTGGCGGGCATTCACCGCAAGCGCTGAGGTCCTCAGGAGTGGAGCTCGATGACTTCCCTGATTTCACCGAGGCCGAACTGGCAAAAATCGACGCACTAGTCGAATCTCACTCCAACAGATCTTTATCAGTGCGAAATATAGTACCAGATTTGCGCGGAGCGGGAGCAGACAACGTCTTCCGGAAAGAAGGCGTTGTCGAACGCGCGGAGAAGATGCCGATCGATAGTGTGAGTCTTACCAGACTGAATGGCGAGCGTTCACGTTCACCGAAGACATCGCAAGCAAGCCTTGAGGATTTCCCCGATCTAACCGATGCCGATCTGGCCCATATCGAAGAGTCGGAGCGGATCGCAAGAACTGCTGTTGAAAAGGGGAAGCAAAAAATCTCGACCGAAGCCGATACGCGGTTTGATTTGGGCAACTCTTCTGCACCCCGGGTTAGCCCTCGATCGGTTACCCCGTTGGTTCCCAATGCCAATCAGCCGATTACATCGTGGTTCTACGAGGCACAAAAGACTTGTGACAAATTGGTAGAGAACACTTACGTGAAGCCGGCCGTTGACAGTTCTAGGGCGCGAAATGACGTCGAAAACACCGCTGCCAGGCTTGGTGACCCTGCTCCTGCTTTGGGGCATGACAATCTTGGTAGAACTCGCGCGTTAACGCCCGTTCGCGACGTGATGTCTAGACCCAGCGCGGACCGACAACTGGCTAGTCATGCGGCAGAACATTCGGCAATAGACGACATTTGGAAACGGGATGACCGTGATCGCAGGACACACCCTTATAGAGGATTGGATTCGCGTTCACGTGAAGGTTGCGGGCGGTAAAGGCTGTGTTGTTCGCAGCAACACCCAAATCAAAAGCCCAATTTGCGATCGATCGAAGAATCTCGGTGAAGTGATGAATTCGAGCAAGACTACGCCCCAGCGTTTAGCTGTCAGCATCGTATGTTCGCTGGCAGCCGGTTTTTGCGCGGCAAGTCTCTATGTAACATTTCGCCATGGTTTCAATGGCGAAGCGATGATGACGTTTAGCGTCTTCGCCTTTTGGTACGAGACCCCGCTCTATATGGGTCATGCGACCCCCGTCTTCTATTGCGGTTTAGCCATTGTCGTCTCGACGTCTATTGTTGTGCTGTTAAGCCAACTTATCATATCGTTTCGCAATCACGAGCATCATGGCACGGCTCGTTGGGCGGGATTTGGCGAAATGCGGCACGCCGGTTACCTGCAGCGCTATAATCGTATCAAGGGGCCAATCTTTGGCAAGACGTGTGGCCCTCGTTGGTTCGGCAGCTATCTGACCAATGGCGAACAGCCTCACAGTCTTGTTGTCGCGCCAACGCGCGCCGGCAAAGGCGTTGGCGTCGTTATTCCGACGCTCCTAACCTTCAAGGGTTCGGTGATAGCCCTCGACGTCAAAGGCGAGCTTTTTGAGCTGACTTCCAGAGCACGCAAAGCGGGCGGCGACGCCGTTTTCAAGTTCTCGCCTCTGGATCCAGAGCGACGGACTCATTGTTACAATCCCGTCCTCGATATTGCAGCTTTACCGCCCGAGCGGCAGTTTACCGAGACGCGCCGCCTCGCCGCAAACCTCATCACGGCCAAAGGCAAGGGAGCGGAAGGCTTTATCGACGGCGCGCGGGACCTTTTCGTTGCGGGCATCCTTACCTGTATTGAGCGCGGTACGCCAACAATTGGTGCGGTCTACGACTTATTTGCTCAACCTGGAGAGAAGTACAAACTTTTTGCGCACCTCGCGGAAGAAAGCCGAAATAAAGAGGCTCAGCGCATTTTCGACAATATGGCGGGTAACGACACGAAAATTTTGACTTCTTATACATCAGTGCTCGGCGACGGCGGACTTAACCTGTGGGCTGATCCATTGGTTAAAGCAGCGACAAGTCGATCAGATTTTTCCGTCTATGATCTGCGTCGGAAGAGGACCTGCGTCTATCTTTGCGTCAGTCCCAACGACCTCGAGGTCGTGGCGCCATTGATGCGCCTCCTTTTTCAGCAGGTCGTGTCAATTCTGCAGCGATCACTGCCAGGTAAAGATGAGCGGCATGAAGTTTTGTTTCTCCTTGACGAATTTAAACACCTGGGGAAGCTTGAGGCAATCGAGACCGCGATTACAACCATCGCCGGTTACAAAGGCCGCTTCATGTTTATTATTCAGAGTCTCTCGGCCTTGACGGGCATCTACGATGACGCGGGCAAACAAAACTTTCTCAGTAACACTGGCGTGCAAGTATTTATGGCCACGGCCGACGACGAAACACCGACCTATATCTCAAAAGCTATCGGCGACTATACGTTCAAGGCGCGTTCGACCTCATACAGTCAAGCCCGAATGTTCGATCATAACATCCAGATTTCCGATCAGGGGGCACCGCTTTTGCGCCCCGAACAAGTGCGCTTGCTTGACGATAACAATGAAATCGTCCTTATTAAAGGGCATCCGCCTCTCAAACTACGAAAGGTGCGATATTATTCCGATCGTATGCTGAGGCGCCTTTTCGAATGCCAAATTGGCGCCCTCCCTGAGCCCGCATCTTTGATGCTTTCGGAAGGTGTCCATCGGGATGGGCAAGACCTCAGTCAACAAGCCGCCGTCACGGAGGCGCAGGGCTTAGGTGACATCGATTCGATACCTAATAATATGGAAGCCGCTACACCGCAAAACAGTGAAATGGATGACGAGCAGGACAGCCTCCCAACTGGAATTGACGTCCCCCAGGGCCTTATTGAAAGCGATGAGGTGAAAGAAGACGCCGGTGGCGTGGTGCCAGATTTCGGTGTTTCAGCTGAAATGGCTCCAGCTATGATTGCACAACAGCAGCTGCTGGAGCAGATCATTGCGCTTCAGCAACGATATGGACCCGCGTCCTCGCACTCGGTGAAATGACTTCAAGCTGCCTTTCACATTGGAATCATTCGATGCGGGGCGTCGTCAGATATTCCGGTTGTATCGAATGCGGAGCTAGACCCCGAGGTTGCCGATTAAGCAGATATCGCCATGAGACCTTCAGGAAACCCGAACGTCGATCTTAGCGGTTCGACTGCATCGCTTGCCGAAGTTCCCGCCGGAGCTACCCCTGTCCTTAATCTAATCGAGCCCAGGAACCGTCCGGCTGACGACTCGCTTGAGGGCCAAACCGATCGCGGCGAGCATCCATCTGCATCATTTGACTATGATGGCATGAAGCTTGGCGCCGCGGAGCGTGAAGCATACGAGAACTGGTGTCCATCGAACCGGCCTACATGGAAAGATCTGGTACTCAGGGCGCGCCTTGATGCAATCGACAGTTCCGCTTGGCTCCCCGATTTGGGCGAGGAGTCGCCTTTGATCTTCAGATATGAAGGGATTCCGCTGGGTGAGGGGGAACGGCAAGCCTACAAAGAATGGCAAGAGGAGGCTCAGCCCACATGGGAAGACCTCGTTGTCAACGCACGAATGGCGGTACCTGATCCTTGTGCTGACGTTGCAGACGAGCACAATCCCCTCAAAGAAGGCGAGGAGTTTCGGTCTGAAGCGTCGAAACGCAAGCGGAAAAAACCGATCGACCAGGACGAGAATTCTCCTACATCGTTTTACTATGACGGGATGAGGCTCGGAGAACCCGAGCGCGAGGCATATGATAACTGGGGCAACGCGGAGCCGCCCACGTGGAAAGACCTGGTACTTAAGGCGCGCCTTGATGCAATTGACAGCTCCGCCTGGCTCTTTGCTTCAGAAGGGTCTTCCTCGACTTTTGAGTATGAGGGAATTCCACTGGGTGAGGGGGAACGGCAAGCCTACAAAGAATGGCAAGAGGACGCTCAGCCCACGTGGGAGGACCTCGTCATTAATGCACGCATGGCAGAACTCGACCATCCTTCTTGGATTACAGACGAGCACAATTCCCTTGAAGAAAACTTAGAGTTTCGGCCCGATGCAAGACAGGCCAGCCTGAAGGACTCGACCGACCAGCGGAAGAGTTCTTCCGCGTCATTTATCTATGATGGAATGAAGCTCGGGGAACCCGAGCATGCTGCATACGAGAACTGGAGCAAACCGGAACGACCGTCATGGGAAGCCCTCATCCTAGATGCGCGCCAGGCTTCCATAGCAAGCTCTTCGGTTTCGAATTCGTTACTTGCAAAGACATCCTCGCCAGTCTTTCTATACGAGGGAATGTCGCTAGGGGATGCGGAACGTCAATCGTATGGAAGGTGGAGGCAGCCTGCCCAACCGCGATGGCAAAATCTTGTGGTGAACGCGCGCCTTGCGGATCTTGATCCGTTGGCCTGGATTCCCGATGAACATGATCCGTTTGCGGAAGCCGAGGCGCTTAGCCCCACTTCGCAATCGAGTGGCGCCAACAAGTCCAACCGCGCTTTGGGTCAATCAGATTCAGGCCGGCCCGCCTTCGCATATCTGGCAGCACAAGAGGCGAGTCACCTGCAATCACCGGCATGCTCACAATTGGAAACGAGGCGTGCATTAAATTTCGGGTCGCCTGGACCGGATGCAAATCCAACGGAAAGCATCGCCAAATGTAATCGTTTGGATGGCGTCAGTAAAATTAAGCGATTAGGCACCAAAGGCCGCCGGGCAGTAAACGCGACTATTCACGGCGGCAAGTTCGGTGCGCAAGGACTGTTGTCCGAAGATTGCGGACAAGCGGCTGAGCCCTCTCCATCGGAACAAACTACTCGGCCGCGAACCGATAATATTGGTACCTATGCAAGCCGGAAAAACGAACGAGCTCGGCTGGCTAC
Proteins encoded:
- a CDS encoding conjugal transfer protein VirC2 — encoded protein: MGIRKPALSVGEARRLAAARPEIVHPSLPVATQNSTLPQPPENLDEEDRRPAPATAKRCHSSDQQSMLTVDALSSTTAPEKIQVFLSARPPAPEVSKIYDNLILQYSPSKSLQMILRRALGDFENMLADGSFRAAPKSYPIPHTAFEKSIIVQTSRMFPVSLIEAARNHFDPLGLETARAFGHKLATAALACFFAREKATNS
- a CDS encoding conjugal transfer ATPase VirC1, encoding MKLLTFCSFKGGAGKTTALMGLCAAFASDGKRLALFDADENRPLTRWKENALRSNTWGSFCEVYAAEEMALLEAAYEDAELQGFDYALADTHGGSSELNNTIIASSNLLLIPTMLTPLDIDEALSTYRYVIELLLSENLAIPTAVLRQRVPVGRLTTSQRAMSDMLASLPVVQSPMHERDAFAAMKERGMLHLTLLNMRTDPTMRLLERNLRIAMEELVTISKLVSEALEG
- the virD1 gene encoding T-DNA border endonuclease subunit VirD1, whose amino-acid sequence is MSQGSRPTSSDIAVNQRECVKVEGFKVVSTRLRSAEYESFSHQARLLGLSDSMAIRVAVRRIGGFLEIDAETRHRMEAILQSIGTLSSNIAALLSAYAENPTMDLEALRAERIAFGKSFADLDGLLRSILSVSRRRIDGCSLLKDAL
- a CDS encoding T-DNA border endonuclease VirD2, with the protein product MPDRAQVIIRIVPGGGTKTLQQIINQLEYLSRKGRLELQRSARHLDIPLPPDQIHELARSWVQETGTYDESQPDEERQQELTTHIIVSFPAGTSQVAAYAASREWAAEMFGSGAGGGRYNYLTAFHIDRDHPHLHVVVNRRELLGHGWLKISRRHPQLNYDALRIKMAEISLRHGIALDASRRAERGITERPITYAQYRRLEREQARQIRFEDADLEQSSPQGDHPEFSQPFDTSPFEASAGGPEDMPRPNNRQNESQVHLQEPAGVSNEAGVLVRVALETERLAQPFVSETILADDIGSGSSRVAEGRVESANRTPDIPRAATEAATHTTHDRQRRAKRPHDDDGGPSGAKRVTLEGIAVGPQANAGEQDGSSGPLVRQAGTSRPSPPTATTRASTATDSLSATAHLQQRRGVLSKRPREDDDGEPSERKRERDERSKDGRGGNRR
- a CDS encoding protein virD3, coding for MRKKSGSFRTGMQYLRGLERENFDKQDREASALPDLSARGIKRPREIEYPGNASGLTIKRQDGLGIEINTISASSPVNRAAHSSNWQGAPEPGVYNVQPSADRAQNSAQESSTFPDGTSVSALYSGPLAEWFERDTGSETTRNSGNTISSPLRGLEEFGDSADSRYLGREAQSLSVTVTTPNSNAEASSHSAHTETLDDVSSDRSSEQGRGPLGAAILGSHHDLSPRAQKLSQTNRDSPELTDADLAKVDAVFESLSKGPPAGESAAPDFRERGPGSAFQKEGVSDRANGVPTNWEVPFGRGGGHSPQALRSSGVELDDFPDFTEAELAKIDALVESHSNRSLSVRNIVPDLRGAGADNVFRKEGVVERAEKMPIDSVSLTRLNGERSRSPKTSQASLEDFPDLTDADLAHIEESERIARTAVEKGKQKISTEADTRFDLGNSSAPRVSPRSVTPLVPNANQPITSWFYEAQKTCDKLVENTYVKPAVDSSRARNDVENTAARLGDPAPALGHDNLGRTRALTPVRDVMSRPSADRQLASHAAEHSAIDDIWKRDDRDRRTHPYRGLDSRSREGCGR
- the virD4 gene encoding type IV secretion system ATPase VirD4 (The ATPase VirD4 is a core component of the VirB/VirD4 form of type IV secretion systems (T4SS), also known as type IVa secretion systems.) → MNSSKTTPQRLAVSIVCSLAAGFCAASLYVTFRHGFNGEAMMTFSVFAFWYETPLYMGHATPVFYCGLAIVVSTSIVVLLSQLIISFRNHEHHGTARWAGFGEMRHAGYLQRYNRIKGPIFGKTCGPRWFGSYLTNGEQPHSLVVAPTRAGKGVGVVIPTLLTFKGSVIALDVKGELFELTSRARKAGGDAVFKFSPLDPERRTHCYNPVLDIAALPPERQFTETRRLAANLITAKGKGAEGFIDGARDLFVAGILTCIERGTPTIGAVYDLFAQPGEKYKLFAHLAEESRNKEAQRIFDNMAGNDTKILTSYTSVLGDGGLNLWADPLVKAATSRSDFSVYDLRRKRTCVYLCVSPNDLEVVAPLMRLLFQQVVSILQRSLPGKDERHEVLFLLDEFKHLGKLEAIETAITTIAGYKGRFMFIIQSLSALTGIYDDAGKQNFLSNTGVQVFMATADDETPTYISKAIGDYTFKARSTSYSQARMFDHNIQISDQGAPLLRPEQVRLLDDNNEIVLIKGHPPLKLRKVRYYSDRMLRRLFECQIGALPEPASLMLSEGVHRDGQDLSQQAAVTEAQGLGDIDSIPNNMEAATPQNSEMDDEQDSLPTGIDVPQGLIESDEVKEDAGGVVPDFGVSAEMAPAMIAQQQLLEQIIALQQRYGPASSHSVK
- a CDS encoding virA/G regulated protein, which codes for MRPSGNPNVDLSGSTASLAEVPAGATPVLNLIEPRNRPADDSLEGQTDRGEHPSASFDYDGMKLGAAEREAYENWCPSNRPTWKDLVLRARLDAIDSSAWLPDLGEESPLIFRYEGIPLGEGERQAYKEWQEEAQPTWEDLVVNARMAVPDPCADVADEHNPLKEGEEFRSEASKRKRKKPIDQDENSPTSFYYDGMRLGEPEREAYDNWGNAEPPTWKDLVLKARLDAIDSSAWLFASEGSSSTFEYEGIPLGEGERQAYKEWQEDAQPTWEDLVINARMAELDHPSWITDEHNSLEENLEFRPDARQASLKDSTDQRKSSSASFIYDGMKLGEPEHAAYENWSKPERPSWEALILDARQASIASSSVSNSLLAKTSSPVFLYEGMSLGDAERQSYGRWRQPAQPRWQNLVVNARLADLDPLAWIPDEHDPFAEAEALSPTSQSSGANKSNRALGQSDSGRPAFAYLAAQEASHLQSPACSQLETRRALNFGSPGPDANPTESIAKCNRLDGVSKIKRLGTKGRRAVNATIHGGKFGAQGLLSEDCGQAAEPSPSEQTTRPRTDNIGTYASRKNERARLATETGKYESEHIFGFKVVHDTLRATKEGRRLERPMPAYLEYKELHRQHVGTGRGRTGLVGRGWPDDASYRADQRATLSDPVASAEGATASNGYQLNQLGYAHQLATHGLQSETPDGVTMPIQVATISYNYTVSRDPVLSPPSKEQAPPLLHLGPRGQTEAVLARETALTGKWPTLERECQVYQRFLALYDVKKDLDAKQLGVRQKKQALVAALNRTAGLIGASPLEAQSSTAEVEYTTDEPDERRVYDPRDRGRDKAFNR